gcggcggtatgaacgcaaatacgcCTTCTCTTCTTGATGCGTTTTTTCGTCGACGTCGTTCTCGGTTCTCCGATGCAACTCCGCAAAGTGGCGACTCGCTAAAACGAAGTTCCTCGAAGTTCGCAGTGTGTGCTCTTTGGTTTATCTCGGCGCCCAACAAAACattgaaaagccaataaaaagaaattaattgaaaagtcAGAAACTtcttctaaatgaactgccttggacgcaaaTTAAATATCGTTGTCGTATTAATGgcgccacaaaaatcaacaccacatataaacaacaGGCTGCCGCAAAAtactcacaagtgctcgtggactCACATGAAAATAAGAGACGTGCAAGTATCGGGGATAGCTCTGAGCTAATTGAGTGCGCTCTttcaacaatactggaaacaTGCCATAGTAAGATATAGGAGCATCAACTAGTCGCCCGCCGACCAGGAAAACAGAAAAAGCCAGCCCAGCGGATTAATGTACAAAAGGATTTCGCTTTTTTAGACTTGGGCAAACACTTAAACTTTTACggatcttttctttttttttttaatactcgtgctcttggatctcgataattttcttaaaggctACATTATATTTGATAGGTTAGGGAgcaatatcagaattcactactaatGTCTTGGATTTTCTTATAAAGCGAAACATATCGCAGAAGTTTTAGGTGAAAGGAAAATTCTTCAATCATAGAGACCATTGCGGTTAGtccgaccgcattcttttttgcttccatctgtagaagttctggtgacagatTAAGCCGGGGGTTTGTCGGCTACTTATCTTCCGATTTCATTAAAAACGATGGAtctgtaaaccagatcgattctacagtctcctttacgtctcccCCTCAGGacactatatatgtatgtttagttggtgccgccacgtgctatcatctgaccactctAGAATTTCAGAAACTCTATTGGATAagaacgttgacaacgacgatggaCGGGAACGAATGAAGAGTAACTTCTGTATCGAACCAAAGAAGTGTATCGTTTATTCGGAATTTGATCGGACAAGACAGACAGTATTTTGCTCCACGCTGTTTCcaagtgcagtggaattgacGCATCCCAATATAACTTTATAAGCCAAAtttcctgcaataggatcttttCTTTGATGAATATTGGGCTGTCTGTTATCTAGAAGAGAGATGGCTTACTGGTTCAGGGGTTTTGCAGCTTCTGCATATATCTGCTTCTCTGAATCTCGTCCCTCACGCATAAGAAATAATGAGGAGTTTAGAAGAAGTTCGCAGCTTTGATTATCTTCCCATAAGCCAAAAGACCGTCAAGCGTCAAGCTTGTAGAGAACATGAGACataaggattcgtattctttcataaattccaaatacattttttttaattcggaTCTTGAAATAATCTTCATCgcgagcgacaaaaaacgggATTTGGCTACCGCGgacgagtttcccaaaacgcctggatccgatttaaataGAAGCATTAAAAACTCAAGGTAGACCAACTTAATACTAaagaaccaaaacaaaattatttttggtcacGTTAAATTCTAAGTTATtaagaaaaagtttttaaaaatgtttgtaaTCTACGAATagtaaaaaaatagtttttgtttgcctaaatttttgttaattccATCGAATATTGAAGTATAcgttttatttccaaataaaacaaaataacatttaaaagtACACGTTTTGAATTACcgtttatattaatttaatcgatttaaaacaaatttactcCATAAAGTAAACgctggctgaaaaaaaaacattgtccgctactgtatatacctatatatataattggatatagattattattattagtcgGAGATTATTCCTTTTCTATGTTGCATACAAtcacacgactacaatataccctcgTATTAACGATAACCGGGTTTATTTAgctgaaaataattaaataatacgGAGCGTACTCTGCGATCCGCTCAATTTTAAAGATCGATTCTTTTTGCTTTGCTTGCTTTAGTTTTGCTTTCCCTGCTTTAAATCATCTATCTTAATGCCTTGTCTGAGAAAACACTTTCTCGTATTTCGGCTCCGCCAGAATAAAACAGTCACCTGCAATGCGTTTTTAACAGGCCCgaatttgttaataaaaaaaactcggAAATTCCTAATAAATGAACTTTTATTTAGGGCAGtagtcggcaccccaatacattgatatgatttaaacgcattagtgttagtaacgaatagcagaaagtaggctgtgagcatgacgtttcacacattaatagtgtgtgtgtggcagagctcgggcagagaaatttcctatgcccgtgcatagggccgtgccgaccactgatttagGGTTAAATATATTTAGTTTTGGTATTTACTGATATTTGGTAATATTTGCTTCTGCTGGTTCCAACAAAAGcttttggaacttttttttagatacaAACAATATCAAAGAATTGTAtattatgttttatattatttattttataaataataataactataTAAATAATGAAACACTTGAAACtaagctttaatttttttgtaagttgATTAAATCACTCATAAATAAAGGGAAATAATTTCATGTTTTTTGAAACATGAAAGAGGAAAAAGAGTATCTAAGCCGGTTACAAAATATACAATACATTACTTGCAATACTTACCATTAGGAATATAAAATacagaatttttattttatttaatggcGGTTTAATACGTTTATTTCTTTCTCTATGtacaatataaattttttagtcACTATAATAGGAATCagattaattttctttaatttttaactttaCAATCAAGCTATCAttcaattattattatggTTTTAAATATGAAGGTAATGAATCACTGATTCTGTCGCTAAAGATTGAACTAGAGTTTTTCCcattacttttaattaaatggctTGGGAATTTTACGTGTCGAGATTTTTCCTGCAAGGCAATGGCTGGTTCTTTTTTTAGACTTTCTACATAAAAGGAACGAGCCCGCGGTCGTTTTATCTGGTTAGTTTCTTTATTAAAAGTTAAGTTGCTTTTCATTGTGTTATATGAATTATTTAAAGAAGAGTTATAATTGGTGATATTTATATTTGGCAATGAAGCTTTAATATGATTATTTACTTCTAGTTCTTTTGTGTTAAATACTTCACAGTCGACTTGCATGAAAGTTATTTTTCCATTATGTCCGGAATCTCTTGTTGGTAATAACAATGACATTTTTGGTCGAACGGAAATGTTCATGTTAGATAACGGTAAAAGCACATGATCCACGTTTAAGGATAGAACATAAAAAGTATCATTTTTCTGTCTAATGTCATTCATTaagttaatctgttcacttttactttttaatttttgttctgTAGTATAATCTGTTTTTCTCTTTTTGGCTTGAACCttagtggaaaaattatttaaaagtacTTTGCGTttagaattatttttataacttGTCATAGTATTATGAACCAAATAATCATTTGAAAGTTTAGAATcgtaaatttcatttttcaatgaAGATGAATTAAAATTACCGTTTGCCCATTTACGTAAATTTTGGGATATTTCATAGTACTCAGATTGGTTTTTGTTAGACTTTGATGACCTGCAGAGGCCAACACAATTAGGTAATGATAAATTATCCAAGGAAATGTTATTGTTGGAGGAGGTTGTAATACTATTAGTATAAGGAAAATTCTCTTTAGGCACATGAACATTGAGGAAGTGTAATGGGGGTACATCTGATTGGCGTGAATTcgaataaaattttgtattaaacTCCTTTGCTCCCTCTGTCCAAAGTAGTCTGCGTCCACTTAGTGTCGAATCTTTTACAATAGTTTTAGTCATACTATTGTCTTCATTTGTAATTGACGTTGTGAGAAAAGATTGAAAGTGTCCTGCATTTAAAGTAACCATAAAAGCCATGGCAAATAAGAcagcaacatttttttttactgttaCTGAATTTAGATTTTGATGTGCCATTTTTACCCTAGGTATGACTTTTAGgtgaacatttttgttttttactgGAGAAAGAGGAGAATGAACTACAATTTCTCCGCACTTTCTCAGACAACTACAATTCTTTCTTAAAGAAATTAACTGTTGGTGCAACGTGACGTTTTcctataatatataaattaaaaaaatgttagtacaatttaaaacaaattttaacataaaattaaaaacatatatgagcaaataatgttaaaaatagaaaattgtGTTCGTACagataaattaattatttctcaATGTCTCTGCAATAAAACACACCAATTCGAATTCTTCTTAACAGTACTCCTGATATTCTTGACATTTTTTCACTCACAATAAAATGAGGGACGataataatttcaaaaacacCCAAGCATCTATCTTTTAAAATACCAAAGATTGGTAATATCTAATCGTTCTTTAAtatgcaaaaaatataatatgtagAAAGTCTCCACATTTTCACAAGTAAGAAACGGGGTTTGCACTTGGTTGCCGTCCCTGTCTCGTCGGCTAAATGGTGAGTCCTGTAAAGCTTCCTTCTCTCTCCCTGATGCTTGCCTCGGTGATCATAAATTGTATCGATAATAAAACGAGCACAACCTCAGTGATTGCTAAGGTCccaaaaaacgcaaaaaaaaaaaacttcagtatataatctatatttatttttaaattgttccGTAAATGTCAACTAACTTACTTCAACTAACAATCCAATATTTTCTCTTATTCTActtatttacaatttaattcTTATGTTTACCCAATAATAATGAGGACTTAATTCAGCTGCATGTGTACACTTAACTCTATTCGGACAGTTTTTATTGGTAATTTTAATTAGGCAAGAATCGGGCTCTAAAAATCTATTTGGTTCTATCCCaattaatatttcaattaaacaataataaaatgaaacttATACGATGTGCTTCCTTTCACTGCTGCGTAGTGCTCCACTAatccaatcaatcagttataagacagctatagaatatatagtcggccaatcccggccgttccgaatattatatactgcgtgcaaaggaaagaagggtgtgtgcacagtttcaagtcgataggtctaaaaatgagagactagtttgcgtaaaaacagacagacggacatgttAATATCAACTCAATAGgcgatcctgatcaagaacatatataatttaaatagtCGTTTTTTCTCCGAAAAACTGGCTACAAAAGACTATTTTGCAACTACAACGTCGAGCATACTACTTTTTTATTCAAACACTAAAACACTAATGCCGTGTTCTTCCACTGTTGTACACTTTCGGAAATTAAGAACTCGAGCCATATATGTCTCCTATAATGTATCTCCTCTGtacttaataattttaatggtTCACAAAGACTCGTCATGTTCATTGTAAGCTTCACAGCTTCAAAGCTTCAGCTGTACACTAACAGCTGCATAAATTCCCAGATATAAGCGATATATCATTTGCAAAAAGCTATCTCCAATACTAAAAGAAAAACCGTTAAAGCAATGAGCCGCGTGATTTTTTCCGCGCCAAAATCGCAAGTGTTCCCACCGCGGCGAATTTGTTCGCAAAAATAgttttgtttggtcattgagcgttttcaatgccgtaaataaaagacgaatttgaACTTAGtatgaacgttataaaaaatgtttatttctgcctgcagatgaagccggatgatcatctgatagaccagcttatggtgcatgcagagaCTCAAGTAaagtacagagagggcggcccgactggtcactgcgaagctaaagctctcgaataatggagagggcggcccgacctagacactgcgagctaaaactctctatggaaagcttgttgagtcgagcggccgagaaatagtcggcttgcgatcaacaaagcctttgtacaaacttaagcctaataaataaacattacactaataattacactaaacattacataaacattatttaaacattatttaaacataaacattaaacgccgtgctgctgcttgatcCGACAAGTTTAGTATAAGTTAAAGACTGCTTCttgtattatattattataattacatatataattataattataagaattataatataattatatttacatTACAGCCAAAATATACTAATTTAACATGTAAACAAggtgtcgggtcaggcagcatcCGCTAAAttagttatattttatttattaagctaaagtATGGATATATCGCCCTAgatggtcgcaagccgactctttctcgacttcaacgggcctattttaaagagagctttagcttcgcaattACTATGCCGGGCCGCCCACTCCGCTATCGAGAACTTTAGCTTCGCGTATGTCTAGTCGGGCCCCACTCTCTGTCCATATTATTAGTCACtgcttagcaccataaactggatgatcacaattgttgatcccagtttcatctgcctgcagtataaataaaatataacgtacAATAATTAAACTCTGCTTTTCATTTCCCGTCAAAACCGAATTAGCTCCTCTTTAGTATGCATACGTTCATAAGACGCAATGTAATTATATACTCGCGCCGCTGCAATTTATTCGCTCTggtgaaaaaaaaggaatttttttttctggaaaAAAATTGGTTTTCGCAAAGCAAAGGTGAGAGTGTTAGAGAATCTGGCTGCTTTATTAATTGCAGCGTAGGAAATTTTTTAGGTTGTAAAAATATAtgcttaataaaaatttaactttctttaaataaatttaatttaataaaaaagccAATTTGTTATAAAAGATTTGTCTAATAATTGTCTAATTTGTCTAAGATAATCCAGCAAAACTAAAAATGCTTAAGTTTCTCTAAAGCAAATAACACAGTTCGACAGTGAtttgaattgtttattaggtagaatcactaaccatacagcatatagacaacccatttcatacaacgaaaatggacgcgaaaatttcttgcgacaggccccagcaggccccagagcggatttcttacgctcatcgttcgttcatcttacgctcattctcgcattaaatgttttctgtttctcagtctctaaacggagcgcgatgaagaaggttggcctgcgcttcggttgatctttgtatgtatgcgtgtcacacattcacatacacgggtgtatgtgtgcgtgcgatttcgtttcgaagccagcgcacaaaatttggatttttgttacttttcaggcttgctaccctaacaaaattcgggtattcgtatttgatgaaatgacaaaagaaattatattatttttttttattatttcagcatacgtttttaatttatttaagaataagattaagtgttagtagtaaaatgttttctgtatatatatttttacgaatcattaaaaatcaatatactgagaaagtgttagagtatatttcagtcggagtcacttaaaacgccgattgcttttaagtttttgttgttctgcaagaggtatcagaaaaccaatgtaaatatataaatatatgtatatatatctgtaacaaattcgagcggcgacttttttaaagttccaaaatatataaggaaattattaaattaacgacaataatttaattaaatctcacaataacccaaattaataacaagtgcctgaaaaattgtaaacaaaaaaggtaaacaattccatcagctgttttcgtgtcttcaccctcccctaaaaatcattccatcgttagagtaggcatgctcAAGCCTCTttcagaacaacaaaaacttaaaagcaatcggcgttttaagtgactccgactgaaatatactctgacactttctcagtatattgatttttaatgattcgtaaaaatatatatacagaaaacattttactactaacacttaatcttattcttaaataaattaaaaacgtatgctgaaatattaaaaaaaaataatataatttcttttgtcatttcatcaaatacgaatacccgaattttgttagggtagcaagcctgaaaagtaacaaaaatccaaattttgtgcgctggcttcgaaacgaaatcgcacgcacacatacacccgtgtatgtgaatgtgtgacacgcatacatacaaagatcaaccgaagcgcaggccaaccttcttcatcgcgctccgtttagagactgagaaacagaaaacatttaatgcgagaatgagcgtaagatgaacgaacgatgagcgtaagaaatccgctctggggcctgctggggcctgtcgcaagaaattttcgcgtccattttcgttgtatgaaatgggttgtctatatgctgtatggttagtggtagaatatagtacaaaaccgtgtttgaaatatttctaaaaccctcaaaatctttattgatttagaaaaaacggttATTCGGAAcatttttgctcttaaaaattccttagGGCGTatcttttgaagattttaaaatttccgaagttttttaatagttaaatgttgtagcttttgaaaaaaataaacccctATAATAAAGGGGACCCCCTTAaagggctggcaaatgaacataaattattttttagggttgtaactgtgcttacatatattaagacacaaaaaggaagaaaatcatttcacagaatttttttttgttttgtttttgttgtttttttttgtgatcaaagaaaagcccttcttttcggcggcgcatgtgatttccgttcactggaacatctgaatccaaaaattccaacgggattagaaaaagtacatgtttggctctcgtatgaactaggattattaacttcgctcaaaaattaacaaaatggcggatctttgaaatttttttttgaaaatttccatttttttcagcccaaatcgagttgaaaagtaaagaagatcttcaccgatttgatttatcctagttcatacgagagctatatatgtatagaataacgtgttaaaatttggaaccgattggattaatagtttttgagtaacctcatgcgccagtcgtaaaaacactgtttcgagaaaaacgcgtttaaagttttgagacggctctcgccgtcgcctgaggcttccaccataaatcggctatatcttcaagagtttttgaaatttttacttgaaattttcagggaacattcttgaatagttacaagttcgaattaaattaaaaaaaaaaaatcgattttttaaaaccgagaatgggggggggtccccttaattaattaaaacaaaaagaatacCATTTTTACACGAGAGaatgacatttttgaatttttgtcgtgtttttcggacttcaacgttattttttcggtacacCTTCCAAGaaatgttattatttttgatacATATCAATATTGCCTCATAAATCCTGAATAAAAAGAGaccaatttaattaaaaaattatgaaaattgttgaagttataaggCTTTTACGAAAACTAGTCAGTGCAGTCTTGCTAGCGTTCCGGAGAAATAGTGTGCCCTTCCATTTCgcttattcctttcttttacacacttttactcTGGAGCACACTTTAAAATGACATATAGTTACATGAGCTTCCACGTTAAAAAATTACAATCGATTGAACTGGAGTTCACAAAAGCAGGAATTCGggcaattttgaaattttatttcgcACAGGGAAAAACTTCTGCGGAATCTCGCAGACAGATTATTGCTGTCTTAGTATATAACAAACTTTCGATTCAAACCACCAAACAGTGGTTTAGGCGATTCCGAAGTGGCAATTTTGATGCCGAAACACCCAAACCTTCCGGACGACTAGTGACCGTTGATACGGATGAAATCATGAAAATAGTTGATCGTGATCGTAATGTGACTATTAGAACCATCGCAGAAGATCTGT
This region of Drosophila bipectinata strain 14024-0381.07 chromosome 2L, DbipHiC1v2, whole genome shotgun sequence genomic DNA includes:
- the Atf6 gene encoding transcription factor atf-6 homolog isoform X1, producing the protein MDFDEFNYNDFSFLPPSVNPDALNLTASQIDTSLDLNDFMLDVENEDIFSECFQKSNQLNGDYYLDSNASPSMASCLLRSSSLSLDGLESFLEYKEKQNEMTIRNTPSPVSSCSSSSCSSTSGIQSDISDFSQHIPHKHIKGEFEKKSITPKVLVTNSSNVKIINNYDGKLFSKSSPTSSSIVKEPCMLETTSVFILQKDEKVQKAKSVENMFPIQNFFEVAPTPIIVAEKNNRETSQINKSGKKLYDQIKIAKSTDNKIKKIPIHVQSDFKNEFVIKNVLDQKMIKKQQRMIKNRQSASLSRKKRKEYVVSLEARLNKLEKENNELQGENVTLHQQLISLRKNCSCLRKCGEIVVHSPLSPVKNKNVHLKVIPRVKMAHQNLNSVTVKKNVAVLFAMAFMVTLNAGHFQSFLTTSITNEDNSMTKTIVKDSTLSGRRLLWTEGAKEFNTKFYSNSRQSDVPPLHFLNVHVPKENFPYTNSITTSSNNNISLDNLSLPNCVGLCRSSKSNKNQSEYYEISQNLRKWANGNFNSSSLKNEIYDSKLSNDYLVHNTMTSYKNNSKRKVLLNNFSTKVQAKKRKTDYTTEQKLKSKSEQINLMNDIRQKNDTFYVLSLNVDHVLLPLSNMNISVRPKMSLLLPTRDSGHNGKITFMQVDCEVFNTKELEVNNHIKASLPNINITNYNSSLNNSYNTMKSNLTFNKETNQIKRPRARSFYVESLKKEPAIALQEKSRHVKFPSHLIKSNGKNSSSIFSDRISDSLPSYLKP
- the Atf6 gene encoding transcription factor atf-6 homolog isoform X2, which gives rise to MLDVENEDIFSECFQKSNQLNGDYYLDSNASPSMASCLLRSSSLSLDGLESFLEYKEKQNEMTIRNTPSPVSSCSSSSCSSTSGIQSDISDFSQHIPHKHIKGEFEKKSITPKVLVTNSSNVKIINNYDGKLFSKSSPTSSSIVKEPCMLETTSVFILQKDEKVQKAKSVENMFPIQNFFEVAPTPIIVAEKNNRETSQINKSGKKLYDQIKIAKSTDNKIKKIPIHVQSDFKNEFVIKNVLDQKMIKKQQRMIKNRQSASLSRKKRKEYVVSLEARLNKLEKENNELQGENVTLHQQLISLRKNCSCLRKCGEIVVHSPLSPVKNKNVHLKVIPRVKMAHQNLNSVTVKKNVAVLFAMAFMVTLNAGHFQSFLTTSITNEDNSMTKTIVKDSTLSGRRLLWTEGAKEFNTKFYSNSRQSDVPPLHFLNVHVPKENFPYTNSITTSSNNNISLDNLSLPNCVGLCRSSKSNKNQSEYYEISQNLRKWANGNFNSSSLKNEIYDSKLSNDYLVHNTMTSYKNNSKRKVLLNNFSTKVQAKKRKTDYTTEQKLKSKSEQINLMNDIRQKNDTFYVLSLNVDHVLLPLSNMNISVRPKMSLLLPTRDSGHNGKITFMQVDCEVFNTKELEVNNHIKASLPNINITNYNSSLNNSYNTMKSNLTFNKETNQIKRPRARSFYVESLKKEPAIALQEKSRHVKFPSHLIKSNGKNSSSIFSDRISDSLPSYLKP